One window of Stenotrophomonas indicatrix genomic DNA carries:
- the smqnr gene encoding SmQnr family pentapeptide repeat protein, protein MSSTVHHKQRIGADQFTGRKVVDQQFLECDFSGADLTATEFVNCGFYDADTRTGCRFSGATLKEASFRQCDISMCNFNFIKALGLEISECRAQGADFSNASFMNQITTRSWFCSAFIKKTNLRYANFSRVTLEKCELWENRWDGANVSGASFAGSDLSGGQFDGIDWNTANFTDCDLTNSELGELDVRSTNLRGATLDVQQVALLMQRIGITVVP, encoded by the coding sequence ATGTCTTCCACCGTTCACCACAAGCAGCGCATCGGCGCCGATCAGTTCACCGGCCGGAAGGTGGTCGACCAGCAGTTCCTCGAGTGCGATTTCTCCGGCGCTGACCTCACCGCCACCGAGTTCGTGAACTGCGGCTTCTACGACGCCGACACCCGCACCGGGTGCCGTTTCAGTGGTGCCACGTTGAAGGAAGCCAGCTTCCGCCAGTGCGACATCAGCATGTGCAACTTCAACTTCATCAAGGCGCTGGGGCTGGAAATCAGCGAGTGCCGCGCGCAGGGCGCCGATTTCAGCAACGCCAGTTTCATGAACCAGATCACCACGCGAAGCTGGTTCTGCAGCGCCTTCATCAAGAAGACCAACCTGCGTTATGCCAATTTCTCGCGGGTGACGCTGGAGAAGTGCGAGCTGTGGGAAAACCGCTGGGACGGGGCCAACGTCAGCGGTGCCAGTTTTGCAGGGTCGGATCTGTCCGGCGGCCAGTTCGATGGCATCGACTGGAACACGGCCAACTTCACCGATTGCGACCTGACCAACTCCGAACTGGGCGAGCTGGACGTGCGCAGCACCAATCTGCGTGGCGCCACGTTGGATGTGCAGCAGGTGGCGCTGCTGATGCAGCGGATCGGCATTACTGTGGTGCCTTGA
- a CDS encoding class I SAM-dependent methyltransferase, with protein MSFSDPHAVARYADGPLRQVPGFLGLQQMTHLLLAEHVPDDGQVLVLGAGGGLELKAFAEAHPQWRMLGIDPAAPMLALAEQTLGPLMAQVTLLEGYIDDAPQTVFDGATCLLTLHFLTVEQRLHTLRELRQRLRPGAPLVVAHHSVPQDADGKHRWLQRYAAFGEASGIPRADAQRAVAAITERLPLLSPEQEVALLQEAGFENVELFYAGFSFKGWVAYAPATPA; from the coding sequence ATGTCCTTCTCCGATCCCCACGCCGTCGCCCGCTATGCCGACGGTCCGCTGCGGCAGGTGCCGGGTTTCCTCGGACTGCAGCAGATGACCCACCTGCTGCTGGCCGAACATGTGCCCGACGATGGCCAGGTGCTGGTGCTCGGCGCCGGTGGCGGCCTGGAGCTCAAGGCCTTCGCCGAAGCGCATCCGCAATGGCGGATGCTCGGCATCGACCCGGCCGCGCCCATGCTCGCGCTGGCCGAGCAGACCCTGGGGCCATTGATGGCGCAGGTCACGTTGCTGGAAGGCTACATCGACGATGCCCCGCAGACCGTCTTCGACGGCGCCACCTGCCTGCTGACCCTGCATTTCCTCACCGTTGAGCAGCGCCTGCATACCCTGCGCGAACTGCGGCAACGGCTGCGACCGGGTGCGCCGCTGGTGGTCGCCCACCACAGCGTGCCGCAGGACGCAGACGGCAAGCATCGCTGGCTGCAACGCTACGCCGCATTCGGCGAGGCCTCCGGTATTCCACGTGCCGATGCGCAGCGCGCGGTCGCCGCCATCACCGAGCGTCTGCCGCTGCTGTCGCCCGAGCAGGAAGTGGCGCTGCTGCAGGAGGCTGGCTTCGAGAACGTGGAATTGTTCTACGCCGGCTTCAGCTTCAAAGGATGGGTGGCCTACGCGCCGGCCACACCGGCATAG
- a CDS encoding DNA polymerase III subunit delta', with amino-acid sequence MSTFSPWQQRAFDQTVAALDADRLGHGLLICGPAGLGKREVALALADHVLARGDAAHATRTRQLIAAGTHPDLQLISFIPNKSGDKLRTEIVIEQVREITNKLALTPQYGVAQVVIVDPADAINRSAANALLKTLEEPQPGRYLWLISSDPARLPQTVRSRCQRLEFKLPPREEALAWLQQQGHSEAAAREALDAARGHPGQADNWLREDGLSLRRDVGRELEQLAAGKTGAVELAQKWCADDNAALRLRFAADLALAQASTDALTTPERLHKLAAWFDAANRTRDLLRTTVRADLAVVELLLAWNKVNERPAARGNR; translated from the coding sequence ATGAGTACGTTCTCGCCCTGGCAGCAGCGCGCGTTCGACCAGACCGTAGCCGCCTTGGATGCGGATCGGCTGGGCCACGGCCTGCTGATCTGTGGCCCGGCCGGGCTGGGCAAGCGTGAGGTGGCCCTGGCGCTGGCCGACCACGTGCTGGCACGCGGCGATGCCGCGCACGCCACCCGCACCCGCCAGCTGATTGCCGCCGGCACGCATCCCGACCTGCAGCTGATCAGCTTCATTCCGAACAAGAGCGGCGACAAGCTGCGCACCGAGATCGTGATCGAGCAGGTGCGCGAGATCACCAACAAGCTGGCGCTGACCCCGCAGTACGGCGTGGCGCAGGTGGTGATCGTCGACCCGGCCGATGCCATCAACCGTTCGGCCGCCAATGCGCTGCTGAAGACCCTGGAAGAACCCCAACCCGGGCGTTACCTGTGGTTGATCAGCAGCGACCCGGCGCGCCTGCCGCAGACCGTGCGCAGCCGCTGCCAGCGCCTGGAATTCAAGCTGCCGCCGCGCGAGGAAGCGCTGGCCTGGCTGCAGCAGCAGGGCCACAGCGAAGCGGCCGCGCGTGAGGCGCTGGATGCAGCGCGCGGTCATCCTGGGCAGGCCGACAACTGGCTGCGCGAAGATGGCCTGAGCCTGCGTCGCGACGTCGGCCGCGAGCTGGAACAGCTGGCCGCCGGCAAGACCGGCGCAGTGGAGCTGGCGCAGAAGTGGTGCGCCGATGACAACGCGGCGCTGCGCCTGCGCTTCGCTGCCGACCTGGCGCTGGCCCAGGCCAGCACCGATGCCTTGACCACGCCGGAGCGATTGCACAAGCTTGCAGCCTGGTTCGATGCGGCCAACCGCACCCGCGACCTGCTGCGCACTACCGTGCGCGCAGACCTTGCGGTGGTCGAGTTGCTGCTGGCCTGGAACAAGGTGAACGAGCGGCCTGCCGCAAGGGGAAATCGATGA
- the tmk gene encoding dTMP kinase, which produces MSSALLRHPRFVSLEGGEGAGKTTAINAIRECLRRHGHEVVLTREPGGTPLAERIRGLVLKPDAEIAAEPLSAEAELLLVFAARAQHVRQVIQPALQRGAYVLSDRFTDSSYAYQGGGRGLDPQWIADLERRAVGLLPGLTLLLDVDVAVGRARANGRDLWPDRIESEQDDFFQRVREVFRSRAQQDPQRFALVDAGQVQERVAADVVARVERWLQQGQGA; this is translated from the coding sequence ATGAGTTCCGCGCTGCTTCGCCATCCCCGTTTCGTCAGCCTGGAAGGCGGCGAGGGCGCGGGCAAAACCACGGCCATCAACGCCATCCGCGAGTGCCTGCGCCGCCATGGCCATGAGGTCGTGCTGACCCGCGAACCCGGTGGTACTCCGCTGGCCGAGCGCATCCGCGGGCTGGTGCTGAAGCCCGATGCCGAGATTGCTGCCGAACCGCTCAGCGCCGAGGCCGAACTGCTGCTGGTGTTCGCCGCCCGCGCGCAACATGTGCGCCAGGTGATCCAGCCGGCGCTGCAGCGCGGCGCCTACGTGCTCAGCGATCGCTTCACCGATTCCAGCTATGCCTACCAGGGCGGTGGCCGCGGCCTGGACCCGCAGTGGATTGCCGACCTGGAGCGCCGCGCCGTCGGCCTGCTGCCCGGTTTGACCCTGCTGCTGGACGTGGACGTGGCCGTTGGCCGTGCGCGTGCCAACGGTCGCGATCTGTGGCCGGACCGCATCGAGAGCGAGCAGGACGATTTCTTCCAGCGCGTGCGCGAGGTATTCCGCAGCCGCGCACAGCAGGATCCGCAGCGCTTCGCGCTGGTCGATGCCGGGCAGGTGCAGGAGCGCGTGGCTGCTGATGTGGTCGCGCGTGTCGAACGCTGGCTGCAGCAAGGGCAGGGCGCATGA
- a CDS encoding TonB-dependent receptor → MKTTPNFAPLRWATLPALCASFLQATPALAADAVAPITLDTVRVVDTRSGALSSTANTGSSLGLSVLQTPASLTVISREQLEQRGDSNLNDAITRAGAISAMPHPGNGLSALSSRGFTDGASVMRLYDGLRQYGGVGITFPFDTWSIERIEVLRGPASVIHGDGAIGGVVNIVPKKPSRGAIENEVSVTVGSEDTARLGFGSGGALTPALAYRVDVSGNYSSGWVDRGHNGDATFSGALLWQPRADLQFTLAHAQGYQKPMRYFGTPLIDGRQLDALRHENYNVADSVIRFRDRWTQLDALWTPNENVEWRTRAYQIDSQRDWRNAEAYVYNDRTGLIDRSGNTQITHDQDQTGLTSTLRLLGNAGGLPNSFAVGFDANRAHFKHTNNTYAGSSGPVDPFNPVPGGFVSDAPNLPRYRNSAEQVALFLEDRLELSERWSVLAGVRHDRATIDRNDLVSGQRAFSRTYISTGWRAGTVFALQPSLTLYAQYSQAADPVSGLLMISPANGAFDLAKGKQIEVGMKQAFDGGEWTLAAYRIRKTGLLSRDPLQPDRRVQVGAQASKGIEASLNWAFAPQWSLDANATVLKAEFEDFLEATGTPAVIVSRDGNVPPNVAERLANVWLSWQFQPDWSVASGVRYVGKRYADNANTPQLPGYATTDLALTWQAAPRTRLTARVFNVFDKAYYATAYYTSTQWLLGADRRVEFTFDHRF, encoded by the coding sequence ATGAAAACCACCCCCAACTTCGCCCCGCTACGCTGGGCGACGCTGCCTGCGTTGTGCGCGTCCTTCCTGCAGGCGACGCCTGCGCTTGCCGCAGATGCCGTGGCGCCGATCACCCTGGATACCGTCCGCGTGGTCGATACCCGCAGCGGTGCGCTGTCCTCCACCGCCAATACCGGTTCGTCGCTCGGGCTGAGCGTGCTGCAGACGCCGGCCAGCCTGACGGTGATTTCACGCGAACAGCTGGAACAGCGCGGTGATTCCAATCTCAACGACGCGATCACCCGGGCCGGCGCGATCAGTGCCATGCCCCATCCGGGCAACGGCCTGAGTGCGCTGTCCAGCCGTGGCTTCACCGATGGCGCCTCGGTGATGCGCCTGTACGACGGTCTACGCCAGTACGGCGGCGTAGGCATCACCTTTCCGTTCGATACCTGGTCGATCGAGCGCATCGAAGTGCTGCGCGGGCCGGCCTCGGTCATCCATGGTGATGGCGCCATCGGCGGCGTGGTCAACATCGTGCCGAAAAAACCTTCGCGCGGTGCCATCGAGAACGAGGTCAGCGTCACCGTGGGCAGCGAAGATACTGCGCGCCTCGGATTCGGCAGTGGCGGTGCGCTCACGCCGGCGCTGGCCTACCGGGTGGACGTCAGCGGCAACTACAGCAGCGGCTGGGTCGACCGCGGCCACAACGGCGATGCTACGTTTTCCGGTGCGTTGCTGTGGCAGCCACGGGCGGATCTGCAGTTCACGCTGGCCCATGCGCAGGGCTACCAGAAGCCGATGCGCTACTTCGGTACGCCGTTGATCGATGGGCGGCAACTGGATGCACTGCGCCACGAGAACTACAACGTGGCCGACAGCGTGATCCGTTTCCGCGACCGTTGGACCCAGCTCGATGCGCTGTGGACACCGAACGAGAACGTGGAGTGGCGCACGCGCGCCTACCAGATCGACAGCCAGCGCGATTGGCGCAACGCCGAGGCCTATGTCTACAACGATCGCACCGGCCTGATCGATCGTTCCGGCAACACCCAGATCACCCACGACCAGGACCAGACCGGACTGACCTCCACGCTGCGCCTGCTGGGCAATGCAGGTGGTCTGCCGAACAGTTTCGCCGTTGGCTTCGATGCCAACCGTGCGCATTTCAAGCACACCAACAACACCTATGCGGGCAGCTCGGGGCCGGTGGATCCCTTCAACCCGGTGCCCGGCGGGTTCGTCAGCGATGCCCCCAACCTGCCGCGCTACCGCAACAGCGCCGAGCAGGTCGCGTTGTTCTTGGAGGACCGGCTGGAACTGAGCGAGCGTTGGTCGGTGCTTGCTGGCGTGCGCCACGATCGCGCGACGATCGACCGCAATGACCTGGTCAGCGGCCAGCGTGCGTTCTCCAGGACCTACATCAGCACCGGCTGGCGCGCGGGCACGGTCTTCGCGCTGCAACCATCATTGACCCTCTATGCACAGTACTCGCAGGCGGCCGACCCGGTCAGTGGTCTGTTGATGATCAGCCCGGCCAACGGCGCGTTCGATCTGGCCAAGGGCAAGCAGATCGAGGTTGGCATGAAGCAAGCCTTCGACGGAGGCGAGTGGACGCTGGCGGCCTATCGCATCCGCAAGACCGGGTTGCTCAGCCGTGACCCTTTGCAACCGGACCGTCGCGTGCAGGTGGGTGCACAGGCCTCGAAGGGAATCGAAGCCTCGTTGAACTGGGCCTTCGCGCCGCAGTGGTCGCTGGATGCCAACGCGACCGTGCTCAAGGCCGAGTTCGAGGATTTCCTGGAAGCCACCGGCACGCCGGCGGTGATCGTCTCGCGTGATGGCAACGTGCCGCCGAACGTGGCCGAGCGCCTGGCCAACGTCTGGTTGAGCTGGCAGTTCCAGCCCGACTGGAGCGTGGCCAGTGGCGTGCGTTACGTGGGCAAGCGCTATGCCGACAATGCCAACACGCCGCAGCTTCCGGGTTACGCCACCACCGATCTGGCCCTGACCTGGCAGGCCGCGCCGCGCACACGGCTGACCGCGCGCGTGTTCAACGTGTTCGACAAGGCGTACTACGCCACGGCGTACTACACCAGCACGCAGTGGCTGCTGGGCGCCGACCGGCGCGTCGAATTCACCTTCGACCACCGCTTCTGA
- a CDS encoding PepSY domain-containing protein, translating into MSLRSTAKRWTYLVHRWLGIGGCLLMLLWFVSGMVMLFVGYPKLTPAERLAALPALADARGWQALSVLPDAVRQEPERIVLTTLRGEPAYAVRSGANMGAWSALTGQALPPVSAQLAEVSAAQFAGGPAFVGAMPLDEDRWTHSRALDPHRPLYRVGVGGAEPGDVYVSSRTGEVVLDAPRLQQRWNYVGAWLHWLYFLRMQSVDPIWTWTMIVLSALCTVAAISGIVAGIWRWRFRGQYRSGSKTPYQEPWMRWHHLIGLMASAFVFTWIFSGLMSMNPLGVFSSSRASLDVARYQGEVPGGTGVIAQPAAVLAAVHTAQFVPVEIQWRRIGGELFAVVLDGNADSRVVRERGGALQVSTAFGADWLQGRVEAMSDARLRRFTLLQAPDAYFYPRTAEAMNGAAVRRFPVAMADFDDAEATRVYVDLATGDPLLTMGKRERAGRWLFSFLHSWDLPALLRQQNSRLVVLLLLSLAGTALCTTATVIGYRRLRMTFRRKRHWHAPFSERSRRDLPLL; encoded by the coding sequence ATGTCGCTGCGCTCCACTGCCAAGCGCTGGACCTACCTGGTGCATCGTTGGCTGGGCATCGGTGGGTGCCTGCTGATGTTGCTGTGGTTCGTCAGCGGCATGGTGATGCTGTTCGTGGGCTACCCGAAGCTGACGCCAGCGGAGCGGTTGGCCGCGCTGCCCGCATTGGCCGACGCGCGCGGTTGGCAGGCACTTTCCGTGCTGCCGGACGCCGTGCGACAGGAGCCTGAGCGAATCGTGTTGACGACGCTGCGTGGCGAACCCGCCTACGCGGTGCGCTCCGGGGCGAACATGGGCGCGTGGTCGGCGCTTACCGGGCAGGCATTGCCGCCTGTATCGGCGCAGCTGGCCGAAGTCTCCGCCGCGCAGTTCGCCGGTGGGCCTGCCTTCGTTGGCGCCATGCCGCTGGACGAAGACCGCTGGACGCATTCGCGCGCGCTGGATCCGCATCGACCGCTGTATCGCGTCGGTGTGGGTGGCGCAGAGCCTGGTGATGTCTACGTGTCCTCGCGTACCGGCGAAGTCGTACTGGATGCACCGCGCCTGCAGCAGCGCTGGAACTATGTGGGTGCGTGGTTGCACTGGCTGTACTTCCTGCGCATGCAGTCGGTGGACCCGATATGGACCTGGACGATGATCGTGCTATCGGCGCTGTGCACCGTGGCCGCGATCAGCGGGATCGTGGCCGGCATCTGGCGCTGGCGATTTCGCGGGCAGTACCGGTCTGGGTCGAAGACGCCGTACCAGGAGCCGTGGATGCGCTGGCATCACCTGATCGGCTTGATGGCGAGCGCATTCGTGTTCACCTGGATCTTCAGCGGGTTGATGTCGATGAACCCGCTTGGAGTGTTCAGCAGCTCTCGCGCCTCGCTCGACGTTGCGCGCTATCAGGGTGAAGTGCCGGGGGGTACTGGTGTCATCGCGCAGCCAGCTGCGGTACTGGCTGCAGTACATACGGCGCAGTTCGTGCCGGTCGAGATCCAGTGGCGACGCATCGGCGGTGAACTGTTCGCGGTGGTGCTGGATGGCAATGCCGATTCGCGCGTGGTCAGAGAGCGGGGCGGCGCACTGCAGGTGTCCACTGCATTCGGTGCAGACTGGCTGCAAGGCAGGGTAGAGGCGATGTCAGACGCGCGCCTGCGCAGATTCACCCTACTGCAGGCGCCCGATGCCTACTTCTATCCGCGCACTGCGGAGGCGATGAATGGCGCCGCAGTACGTCGTTTTCCGGTGGCGATGGCTGACTTCGATGATGCTGAAGCAACCCGCGTCTATGTCGACCTGGCTACCGGAGATCCGCTGTTGACGATGGGCAAGCGCGAGCGTGCGGGTCGCTGGCTGTTTTCCTTCCTGCACAGCTGGGATCTACCCGCGCTGCTGCGGCAGCAGAACAGCCGCCTGGTCGTGCTGCTGTTGCTCAGTCTGGCGGGCACCGCGCTGTGCACGACGGCCACGGTGATCGGCTATCGGCGATTGCGGATGACATTCCGACGCAAGCGTCATTGGCATGCTCCGTTCTCTGAGCGCAGTCGTAGAGACCTGCCTCTCCTCTGA
- a CDS encoding DUF2946 family protein → MLLVLLAPLVSRWLAHAHVAVAAPVAVMDHTLHAQHAMEGHHDHHAMAMQHGEAAPKPPADPHADHEMGVDCDYCLIAARLITLLVAALLLMMPLAPVCRALRGAVQTLPQPICGTLGARGPPVLLAF, encoded by the coding sequence ATGCTGCTGGTGCTGCTTGCCCCGCTGGTGAGCCGCTGGCTGGCGCATGCGCACGTTGCTGTTGCTGCACCGGTGGCGGTCATGGACCACACCCTGCACGCGCAGCACGCGATGGAAGGGCATCACGACCACCACGCGATGGCAATGCAGCATGGCGAAGCGGCACCGAAGCCGCCGGCTGATCCACACGCCGACCACGAGATGGGCGTGGACTGCGACTACTGCCTGATCGCCGCACGACTGATCACCCTGCTGGTGGCGGCGCTGCTGTTGATGATGCCGCTGGCACCGGTGTGCCGCGCGCTGCGCGGTGCGGTGCAGACGTTGCCGCAGCCGATCTGCGGCACGTTGGGAGCGCGTGGGCCACCGGTGCTGTTGGCCTTCTGA
- a CDS encoding PilZ domain-containing protein: MSASNARQGILSLAVKDKAALYSAYMPFVKNGGIFVPTPKRYFLGDEVFLLLTLPDSSERLPVAGKVIWVTPAGAQGNRTAGIGVQLADGQEGETVRHKIETILAGLTGSDKPTHTM, encoded by the coding sequence ATGAGTGCCAGCAACGCCCGCCAGGGCATCCTGTCCCTGGCAGTGAAGGACAAAGCCGCGCTGTACAGCGCGTACATGCCGTTCGTGAAGAATGGCGGCATCTTCGTGCCCACGCCCAAGCGCTACTTCCTGGGCGATGAGGTGTTCCTGCTGCTGACCCTGCCCGATTCCAGCGAGCGCCTGCCGGTGGCCGGCAAGGTGATCTGGGTGACCCCGGCCGGCGCGCAGGGCAACCGCACGGCCGGCATCGGCGTGCAGCTGGCGGACGGGCAGGAAGGGGAGACGGTGCGGCACAAGATCGAGACGATCCTGGCCGGCCTGACTGGTTCGGACAAGCCCACGCATACGATGTGA
- a CDS encoding tautomerase family protein — protein MPLARIDLRKGKSVEYRQRVGEAIYQAMRAIGVPENDRFQIFQEHGAGTLVFDPGYLGIARTDDFICIQITWSEGRTLEQKKALYAGIVDGLHAAVGIRREDVFINLVEVKQENWSFGNGQAQYVS, from the coding sequence ATGCCGCTCGCCCGTATCGATCTTCGCAAAGGTAAATCCGTCGAGTATCGCCAGCGCGTTGGCGAAGCCATCTACCAGGCCATGCGCGCGATCGGCGTGCCGGAAAACGATCGCTTCCAGATCTTCCAGGAGCACGGCGCCGGCACACTCGTGTTCGACCCGGGTTACCTGGGCATCGCCCGCACCGATGATTTCATCTGCATCCAGATCACCTGGAGCGAAGGACGCACGCTGGAGCAGAAGAAGGCGCTGTATGCCGGTATTGTCGATGGCCTGCACGCGGCGGTGGGGATCCGCCGCGAGGATGTGTTCATCAATCTGGTGGAAGTGAAGCAGGAGAACTGGTCGTTCGGTAACGGCCAGGCGCAGTACGTGAGTTGA